The proteins below come from a single Bactrocera dorsalis isolate Fly_Bdor chromosome 5, ASM2337382v1, whole genome shotgun sequence genomic window:
- the LOC105225036 gene encoding phospholipid scramblase 2 isoform X1, whose amino-acid sequence MQKNRDYEGVPQDAPPIVRQPRATMSPAEAWMSIPIGIPNCPTGLEYLTAVDQLLIKQQVDLVEVFFGCEMKNKSKIKNSAGENVYLAVEDTHCLTRNLCGSCRPFDIQILDNFQNEVLHIYRPLRCESCCFPCCLQTLEVSSPPGTVIGSVEQEWSLLRPLYLIKNAYGENVLRVRGPRCTFKCCANVEFDIFAMNGDKIGKISKQWTGINKEMFTDADYFGVKFPIELDVRMKAVILAATFLIDMVHFEY is encoded by the exons ATGCAAAAAAATCGGGACTACGAAGGGGTGCCTCAAGATGCTCCACCAATCGTGAGACAACCACGAGCCACTATGTCACCAGCag AAGCTTGGATGAGCATTCCTATTGGCATACCTAACTGTCCAACTGGTCTAGAGTATCTAACAGCCGTGGACCAGTTGCTTATAAAGCAACAAGTGGATTTGGTTGAAGTATTCTTTGGCtgtgaaatgaaaaacaaatcaaaaataaagaattctGCTGGCGAAAATGTCTACCTGGCTGTGGAAGATACACACTGTTTGACCAGAAACTTGTGCGGTTCTTGTCGGCCTTTCGATATTCAAATTCTTGACAACTTTCAAAATGAAGTGCTGCATATATATAGACCACTACGTTGCGAATCCTGTTGCTTTCCATGTTGTCTGCAAACATTAGAAGTGTCTTCGCCACCCGGAACGGTTATTGGCAGTGTGGAACAAGAATGGTCACTATTACGtccattatatttaattaaaaatgcttaTGGTGAAAATGTATTGCGTGTGCGTGGGCCGCGCTGCACTTTCAAATGCTGTGCGAATGTGGAGTTTGAT aTTTTTGCTATGAATGGAGATAagattggaaaaatttcaaagcaGTGGACAGGTATTAACAAGGAAATGTTTACTGATGCTGATTATTTTGGAGTGAAATTTCCAATCGAGTTAGATGTGCGAATGAAGGCAGTTATTTTGGCCGCAACTTTTCTCATT GACATGGTGCATTTTGAATATTAA
- the LOC105225036 gene encoding phospholipid scramblase 2 isoform X2 — translation MSIPIGIPNCPTGLEYLTAVDQLLIKQQVDLVEVFFGCEMKNKSKIKNSAGENVYLAVEDTHCLTRNLCGSCRPFDIQILDNFQNEVLHIYRPLRCESCCFPCCLQTLEVSSPPGTVIGSVEQEWSLLRPLYLIKNAYGENVLRVRGPRCTFKCCANVEFDIFAMNGDKIGKISKQWTGINKEMFTDADYFGVKFPIELDVRMKAVILAATFLIDMVHFEY, via the exons ATGAGCATTCCTATTGGCATACCTAACTGTCCAACTGGTCTAGAGTATCTAACAGCCGTGGACCAGTTGCTTATAAAGCAACAAGTGGATTTGGTTGAAGTATTCTTTGGCtgtgaaatgaaaaacaaatcaaaaataaagaattctGCTGGCGAAAATGTCTACCTGGCTGTGGAAGATACACACTGTTTGACCAGAAACTTGTGCGGTTCTTGTCGGCCTTTCGATATTCAAATTCTTGACAACTTTCAAAATGAAGTGCTGCATATATATAGACCACTACGTTGCGAATCCTGTTGCTTTCCATGTTGTCTGCAAACATTAGAAGTGTCTTCGCCACCCGGAACGGTTATTGGCAGTGTGGAACAAGAATGGTCACTATTACGtccattatatttaattaaaaatgcttaTGGTGAAAATGTATTGCGTGTGCGTGGGCCGCGCTGCACTTTCAAATGCTGTGCGAATGTGGAGTTTGAT aTTTTTGCTATGAATGGAGATAagattggaaaaatttcaaagcaGTGGACAGGTATTAACAAGGAAATGTTTACTGATGCTGATTATTTTGGAGTGAAATTTCCAATCGAGTTAGATGTGCGAATGAAGGCAGTTATTTTGGCCGCAACTTTTCTCATT GACATGGTGCATTTTGAATATTAA